In the Ananas comosus cultivar F153 unplaced genomic scaffold, ASM154086v1, whole genome shotgun sequence genome, atcgttagttattgtttattttatctttcataccactttgttgtagacgccttatatgtgcaggcatatggcgggtctgggcacgcaccgggcagggcctttgccgggtcccggggcgtgacagattattttggtatcagagcctagggttgagtcttagtggacctagcgaaccttaggctggtcggactataggaattagactcgtgagagacgaggtctatttgatttatgagcgaaagtatcatgattgggtttctttgataacttcaaaaagttggagttcgatcgaagtgtatggcttctaactccgcggagggttacgttggcggccgacaacgtaacatcgggaatTAGTAGCTGggacacttctttactttcgcatgatctGGGGTATTGTtatttgagcggggttgcgatagcgtgtgttatattaacttgcgcttttatgatgatGTAGTGTTGATGCCGACtacacgctctaagtctgttAGAGCGGACGATGCGGCGACTTTTGAGGAAGCGGAGACATCCGCTACCCCCAGATCCGGTGAGGTCCGAGAGTTGAAGGGTCAGCTTACGGCCCTCGCTGATTTGGTAGCACAGCAGGCGGCGACGGTTCGACAGCTGGTGGATACGGCACGCCTGCAGGAGGTACGGATGCAGCGCCTGGAGGACATTCTTCTACAGCAGGCAGCTACCGGGGAGGCTCAGGTCTCGGTACTACCCGTGCCAGTGGAGGCAGTTGCGCCCAGGGGGTCGTCCCCTATACTCGACACTTCGCAGGCGACGCTTACGGTAGCCCTTCGGGAGGAGGTATTGGTAGCCCCACCAGCTCAGGTACCTATGGCAGCGGCGACTTTTCCCTTGATGGTTGAAAAAGCGGAGCGGcagcggctcatggatcgcctcgacgagttcaggaggtgcgatcccaggatctttgatggagaggaagccgaccactggattgtcgagaagtggttgatgcatatggagaagttattccgcgacaccttcgtggaggagagagatagagtttggctcgccactcaccatttggacggcgaggtcTATAGTTGGTGGGTGGGTATCCAGGATAATCCCAACACCGACGTAGCGACGATTTCTTGGAAGAGATTTAAGGAGCTCTTGTTAGAGCATTACTTCCTCGTGCGCGTGAAGAGGAAAATGGAACAGGATCTGCGCGAGATGCACCAGGGGGATCGGaccgtggccgagtacgagagggagttcactCAGCTTCTACACTATGCGCCCTTTgttgtgcgggacgacgaggataaggcccgcatcttcgagcgaggacttcggccgtcgATCTTTCAGTTGATGCAACCCTCCAACCTTCAGACTTACCAAGATGTGGTGGaccgcgcgctcatcgtggaaaGCCGCGCGATAGACTTGCAGGGGCGTCGAGAAGGCTCGGGCAAAGGAAAAagcaagaggcccgcggctgagggtgcgagtcaaacgcactctgggaggccgccgagacattTTAGGaaccggagccagtcgcgaggacgtggctcatcCGCACGACATAGAGGATCCGAGCGTCGCCAGACTCggagctgcgtgatctgcggtggtcgtcaTTACCCACGGCAGTGCTCACAGAGACAGGGCAGGTGCTACTCGTGTGGCTAGGAGGGTCACTTCCAGCCAGACTGTCCGAGGGGTTCAGTATCAGCACCAACTTTACCGGGTTCCAGCCAGGGGACGCCTTCTGCTTACTTTCAGACCGGGAGGCCACCTGTCCAGagacagacggaggggtcacgataGGCCCTGatcgggcgcatgtatgcggcccagattGAGGAGGCGGCAGTAGCCGAGTTTGTGGCTACAGGTATTAGTTTCGTTTGTGGCATTCGAGTTGTACATTGTTTATGGTTCGTGCATTGCATCCATACTCTAATtggctatttgccgagttgcatggcatcccgttAGCTCGCTGTTTGCGAAATTGagtagctcctctcgagctagacgATTGATTGCGGGTTTGGGGGTAGCATGTTTGCTATACTTTTGGATCTCACGATGATTGCATTATTTGCATcccttgatcggctgtttgccggatggtgcttggggacgatccgtgcctAGACCATTGTGAACTGtagagcctgggccctttgggcaggcacagtcagctgtgtgtgacagcggcccggtaccttcGAGTAGGGCAGAGTTTGGTCAGGATGGTAGTCCGAGCCTGGACCCTGGAGCGTGGGaagccacgtgttggatcgtgtcacgccccgggacctagcgggagcccgcccggcgcatgcccagacccgccatatgtctacaacat is a window encoding:
- the LOC109705042 gene encoding uncharacterized protein LOC109705042 (The sequence of the model RefSeq protein was modified relative to this genomic sequence to represent the inferred CDS: added 50 bases not found in genome assembly), whose product is MEKLFRDTFVEERDRVWLATHHLDGEVYSWWVGIQDNPNTDVATISWKRFKELLLEHYFLVRVKRKMEQDLREMHQGDRTVAEYEREFTQLLHYAPFVVRDDEDKARIFERGLRPSIFQLMQPSNLQTYQDVVDRALIVESRAIDLQGRREGSDKGKDKRPAAEGASQTH